A window of Argopecten irradians isolate NY chromosome 14, Ai_NY, whole genome shotgun sequence contains these coding sequences:
- the LOC138307891 gene encoding medium-chain acyl-CoA ligase ACSF2, mitochondrial-like — translation MILVHDYHIVLNSSTYTITKVHRENVKSRQSNFTQNSCIMDHQAHLSEDTSCRECLPAEHPLTLSYYHGTCGTPLTYKSLFSGLESAVREAPPDHVALKVPEFHQELTLKYVHERANSISRAMVEMGLKKGDVVMLNGVGDGEYMTLYYATVSLGLQFYVPTMRYPFEKFFPISLKTNPSVIFVGSLVLPEVKELLNDIVKNKSDFKPSNLLGVVSLEEKCDSGYTSFADFLDSGSTVSDDILSKRRSLVSCEESAVILTTSGTTGDVKFVCRSQFYMVNFVRFYNRRKPRHLPEVAGVRNPVTDDGLCIIKCTEAVFKWRTMYTVFVPSDVDFYMSDISPLMKCIEQERLTWYSGYPYEIIKMLDSQDLNNYDVTSLSAVVVTGQSVSSRNLNRIFEQFPETLIVYASTEVQATMTSILHSTVEQQRHTAGYPLPHMQLKIVGKHGETLPVGEAGEVCVRGWASFLCYFNDPVTTTATKGNSNWIHMGDVGIMDKTGHVKVLGRLAECVTFKHMGEKVFPSLILDTARSHPKVETAVVIGIPDDKLGDDVCLFVELKHECVLTKEELETYFQSKLMFLQCPLYYFVLDKLPRIGARNKVHLAELKQIATEHIETNNKEEQWNR, via the exons ATGATACTGGTACATGACTATCATATCGTGTTAAATTCATCCACTTACACTATAACTAAAGTACACCGAGAGAATGTAAAGTCACGTCAGTCTAACTTCACACAAAATAGTTGTATAATGGATCATCAGGCGCACCTCTCTGAGGATACATCCTG CAGAGAATGTTTACCTGCGGAACACCCTCTTACACTAAGTTACTATCACGGAACATGCGGAACACCTCTCACCTACAAATCTCTATTTTCTGGACTGGAATCCGCAGTCCGCGAAGCACCCCCAGATCATGTAGCTTTGAAAGTACCGGAATTTCATCAGGAATTAACTCTCAAATATGTCCATGAAAGG GCAAACTCGATTTCCAGGGCGATGGTAGAAATGGGGCTAAAGAAGGGTGACGTGGTTATGTTAAATGGCGTAGGAGATGGGGAGTATATGACCCTGTACTACGCCACAGTGTCACTCGGCCTACAGTTTTACGTC CCGACGATGCGATATCCATTTGAAAAATTCTTTCCTATCAGTTTGAAG acCAACCCGTCGGTGATTTTCGTGGGAAGTCTAGTTTTACCGGAAGTTAAAGAATTATTAAACGACATTGTGAAGAACAAAAGTGACTTCAA ACCGTCAAACCTGTTAGGTGTTGTCTCTTTAGAAGAAAAGTGTGACTCCGG GTATACATCCTTTGCTGATTTTCTGGATTCCGGTTCAACAGTTTCTGACGACATATTATCTAAACGAAGATCTCTAGTCAGCTGTGAAGAGTCTGCCGTCATATTAACTACATCG gGAACCACAGGTGATGTGAAGTTTGTTTGTCGGAGTCAGTTCTATATGGTAAACTTTGTTCGATTCTACAACAGACGCAAACCACGACATTTG CCTGAAGTAGCCGGTGTCCGGAACCCTGTCACGGACGACGGTTTGTGTATTATCAAATGTACAGAAGCGGTATTTAAATGGCGGACGATGTACACCGTGTTTGTACCCTCTGATGTAGACTTCTACATGAGTGATATCAGCCCGCTAATGAAATGTATAGAGCAAGAAAG ACTTACCTGGTATAGTGGCTACCCATATGAAATAATCAAGATGTTGGACTCTCAGGATCTGAACAATTACGATGTTACCTCTCTCAGTGCTG TTGTAGTAACAGGACAAAGTGTTAGCAGTCGAAATCTTAACAGAATCTTCGAACAGTTTCCGGAGACACTG ATTGTATATGCGTCCACGGAAGTTCAGGCTACAATGACATCTATATTACACTCCACAGTTGAACAACAACGACATACGGCCGGGTACCCTCTACCACATATGCAG TTGAAGATCGTTGGTAAACACGGAGAGACGTTACCTGTCGGTGAAGCTGGTGAGGTCTGTGTCCGTGGCTGGGCATCATTTCTGTGTTATTTTAACGACCCAGTAACGACGACTGCAACCAAGGGCAATAGTAACTGGATTCACATGGG AGACGTTGGTATAATGGATAAGACGGGGCATGTTAAGGTACTTGGCCGTCTGGCCGAATGTGTCACATTTAAACATATGGGCGAAAAGGTGTTCCCATCTCTTATACTGGACACTGCGAGATCACATCCGAAAGTCGAAACAGCGGTC GTGATAGGGATCCCTGATGATAAACTCGGTGATGACGTGTGTCTCTTTGTTGA GCTGAAACACGAATGTGTTCTAACCAAGGAGGAGTTGGAAACCTACTTCCAATCTAAG CTGATGTTCCTGCAGTGTCCACTTTACTACTTCGTGTTGGACAAACTGCCAAGAATTGGGGCTCGTAATAAG GTTCATCTAGCGGAACTCAAACAGATAGCCACGGAACACATTGAAACGAATAACAAAGAAGAACAATGGAACAGATGA
- the LOC138307721 gene encoding tetraspanin-4-like, whose protein sequence is MLKSKVPHLALKEKAKVFKRLMLAFLVVYLMEGIASVSIGFWLVLRMRVIIDCFVDYQISVASSLVLVSGFLNICVCSLGALSSSKAKNTPTLRPFVAFFVLLIALELSAAIVSTVDQHNLDDKTFKNSMASTLRIISNEKDEEEQKERLECWTKIHERFRCCGKEGYLDWTSKSTNNYNFSDSISTFSLDSCKCESNWRKKERKCIDVNVTLSTDTVSYSVFASPCYDALYNAIHTQTTLLKWYCPILAIIQIVSFSFIFWFISKIQKANAIEIYGIDTSNRRTSRSEPTSIFSVSSESVRQNSGT, encoded by the coding sequence ATGCTGAAGTCAAAAGTACCCCATCTAGCCCTTAAGGAGAAGGCCAAAGTCTTCAAACGGCTGATGTTGGCTTTCCTAGTAGTTTACCTCATGGAAGGGATAGCTTCTGTCAGCATTGGATTTTGGCTAGTTTTGCGCATGCGTGTCATTATAGACTGTTTCGTGGATTATCAGATAAGTGTTGCAAGTTCCCTGGTTCTGGTATCAGGTTTCCTCAATATATGTGTATGTTCATTGGGCGCATTGTCTTCATCCAAGGCGAAAAATACCCCGACACTCCGACCATTTGTTGCCTTCTTTGTACTTCTTATAGCATTAGAGCTTTCTGCTGCTATCGTGTCAACAGTCGATCAGCATAATCTCGATGATAAGACATTCAAAAACAGCATGGCGTCAACGTTACGGATTATCAGCAACGAAAAAGACGAAGAAGAACAAAAGGAACGATTGGAGTGTTGGACCAAAATACACGAACGATTCCGGTGTTGTGGGAAGGAAGGATATCTTGACTGGACAAGTAAATCTACAAACAACTATAACTTCTCAGACAGTATATCCACCTTTTCGTTAGACAGCTGTAAGTGCGAGTCGAATTGGCGGAAAAAGGAACGGAAGTGCATCGACGTCAATGTGACGCTTTCAACGGATACAGTTTCGTACAGTGTGTTTGCTAGTCCATGCTATGACGCTTTGTACAATGCGATCCACACGCAGACGACATTGTTGAAATGGTATTGTCCAATTCTTGCTATCATTCAGATTGTTTCGTTCAGTTTTATATTCTGGTTCATTTCTAAAATCCAGAAGGCCAACGCGATTGAGATTTATGGCATAGATACAAGTAATCGGAGGACAAGCAGGTCTGAACCTACCAGTATTTTCTCAGTCTCGAGTGAGAGTGTTCGGCAGAATAGTGGTACGTGA